A portion of the Mycobacterium paraseoulense genome contains these proteins:
- a CDS encoding nuclear transport factor 2 family protein — protein sequence MIDTKEASEKLVRGFLGSWRGRSLETICSAFADDAVYHNVPVDPITGISGIRAMFRAFLDAFSDVRLDIVTLVAEPARVLVERVDYFTMNDGRKVALPVTGVFEVKNGKITRFSDYFDLADFERQSGIEL from the coding sequence ATGATCGATACCAAGGAAGCCAGCGAGAAGCTCGTCCGCGGCTTTCTCGGCTCCTGGCGGGGGCGCAGCCTCGAAACCATCTGCAGCGCCTTTGCCGACGACGCGGTCTACCACAACGTGCCCGTCGACCCGATCACGGGCATTTCCGGCATCCGCGCGATGTTCCGGGCGTTTCTGGACGCGTTCTCGGATGTCCGGCTCGATATCGTCACACTGGTTGCCGAGCCCGCCCGGGTGCTCGTCGAGCGCGTCGACTACTTCACGATGAACGACGGTCGCAAAGTCGCGCTGCCGGTGACCGGCGTGTTTGAGGTCAAGAATGGCAAGATCACGCGTTTCAGCGACTACTTCGACCTTGCGGACTTCGAGCGCCAGAGCGGGATAGAGCTGTAG
- a CDS encoding TetR/AcrR family transcriptional regulator — protein MEPVVTPVKRRPKDRKKQILEQAVGLFIDRGFHSVKLEDIAEAAGVTARALYRHYDNKQALLAEAIRTGQEQYQSARRLTDGEAEPTPRQLSVDLPDLIAAAVASRALTVLWQREARYLNDGDRAEVRRRINAIVAGIRDSVLLEAPGLSPQHSELRAWAVSSTLTSLGRHNLSLPGDELKDLLYRACMAAARTPPTRTLEPLDEPLDDEAARFSRYETLLAAGARLFRAKGYPAVSTSEIGKGVGIAGPGLYRSFSSKQAILDALIRRLDEWRSLECIRALRTKQTAAERLHGLVEGRVRISLDGPDLVAVSVTELSHASSEVRETYLRNQADREAVWTDLMRKLVPETTVAEARLLVAAVDSFVDDVVRTWHLTRYTGVADEITAIALSILTSRSESIGAD, from the coding sequence ATGGAGCCCGTCGTCACGCCCGTTAAGCGCCGGCCAAAGGACCGAAAGAAGCAGATCCTGGAGCAGGCCGTTGGGCTCTTCATCGACCGTGGCTTCCATTCGGTCAAGTTGGAGGACATCGCCGAGGCGGCAGGAGTCACCGCGCGTGCCTTGTATCGTCACTACGACAACAAGCAGGCGTTGCTGGCCGAAGCGATCCGAACCGGCCAGGAGCAGTACCAAAGCGCTCGTCGTCTCACCGATGGAGAGGCGGAGCCGACACCTCGGCAGCTGAGCGTCGATCTGCCGGACCTGATCGCCGCGGCCGTCGCATCTCGGGCCTTGACGGTGTTGTGGCAGCGCGAGGCCCGTTACCTCAATGATGGCGACCGAGCGGAGGTTCGGCGCCGCATCAACGCGATCGTCGCCGGCATCCGCGACAGCGTCCTCCTGGAGGCGCCTGGCCTGAGCCCGCAGCACTCGGAGCTGCGGGCCTGGGCGGTATCCAGCACTCTGACCAGCCTGGGCAGACACAATCTGAGCCTGCCGGGCGATGAACTGAAAGATCTTTTGTACCGAGCGTGCATGGCCGCGGCACGGACACCTCCCACTCGCACCTTGGAACCACTTGACGAGCCGCTGGACGACGAGGCTGCAAGATTCTCCCGGTATGAGACCCTGCTTGCCGCGGGCGCACGCTTGTTCCGTGCGAAAGGGTATCCGGCGGTCAGCACCAGCGAAATCGGCAAGGGAGTGGGAATCGCCGGCCCGGGTCTGTACCGCTCGTTCTCCTCGAAACAGGCCATTCTCGATGCGCTCATTCGGCGTCTCGACGAGTGGCGAAGCCTCGAATGCATCCGCGCACTTCGCACGAAACAGACTGCGGCCGAGCGTTTACACGGGCTTGTCGAAGGCCGCGTCCGAATCAGCCTGGACGGTCCCGATCTCGTTGCTGTTTCGGTGACCGAGCTGTCCCATGCCTCCAGCGAGGTCCGCGAGACCTACCTGAGAAACCAGGCCGACCGCGAGGCCGTGTGGACCGATCTCATGCGCAAGTTGGTGCCCGAAACCACCGTCGCAGAGGCCCGGCTGCTCGTCGCGGCCGTGGACAGCTTCGTGGATGACGTCGTCCGCACCTGGCACCTCACGCGATACACGGGCGTCGCGGATGAGATCACCGCCATTGCGCTTTCGATCCTGACGAGCCGCTCCGAATCGATCGGAGCGGACTAG
- a CDS encoding MlaE family ABC transporter permease: MLMLAYPATMPVRAIGGFFAMTLDTFVSMFRPPFAWREYLFQCWFVARVSTLPGVLMTIPWAVISGFLFNVLLTDIGAADFSGTGCAIFTVDQSAPIVTVLVVAGAGATAMCADLGARTIREELDALRVMGINPIQALAVPRVLAATTVSLALSSVVIATGLVGAFFCSVFLMHVSAGAWVTGLTTLTHVVDVIIAMIKATLFGLMAGLIACYKGMSVGGGPAGVGRAVNETVVFAFVVLFLINIIVTAVGVPFMVS, from the coding sequence ATGCTGATGCTGGCGTATCCGGCCACCATGCCGGTGCGCGCGATTGGCGGCTTCTTCGCGATGACACTGGACACCTTTGTGTCCATGTTCCGGCCGCCTTTCGCCTGGCGCGAATACCTTTTTCAGTGCTGGTTCGTGGCGCGGGTGTCGACGCTGCCCGGGGTTTTGATGACGATCCCCTGGGCGGTTATTTCGGGGTTCCTGTTCAACGTCTTGCTGACCGATATCGGTGCCGCGGATTTTTCCGGAACGGGTTGCGCGATCTTCACCGTGGATCAGAGCGCCCCGATAGTCACGGTCTTGGTGGTCGCGGGCGCGGGCGCCACCGCCATGTGTGCCGACCTGGGTGCGCGCACCATCCGCGAGGAACTCGACGCGCTGCGGGTAATGGGCATCAATCCGATCCAAGCGCTGGCGGTTCCTCGCGTGTTGGCGGCCACTACGGTGTCGCTGGCATTGAGTTCGGTGGTGATCGCGACAGGTCTTGTCGGAGCGTTCTTCTGCTCCGTATTTCTCATGCATGTCTCGGCGGGTGCGTGGGTGACGGGTCTCACCACGCTGACCCACGTGGTCGACGTCATCATCGCGATGATCAAGGCGACTTTATTCGGGCTGATGGCAGGACTCATTGCCTGCTACAAGGGCATGTCGGTAGGCGGCGGCCCGGCCGGCGTCGGCAGGGCGGTTAACGAAACCGTGGTGTTCGCGTTCGTCGTGTTGTTCCTGATCAACATCATCGTCACCGCCGTCGGTGTCCCGTTCATGGTGTCATGA